The Vibrio gallaecicus genome contains a region encoding:
- a CDS encoding Na+/H+ antiporter NhaC family protein gives MNLIDFATSPLSLLPPIVALSLAIITRRVLVSLGVGIVMGALLLADYSLGNAAGYIGTKVSGVFIEDGGINTWNMSIVAFLLLLGMMTALLTLSGGTRAFAEWAQSRVKSKRGSKLLAAFLGVFIFVDDYFNSLAVGAISRPVTDRFYVSRAKLAYILDSTAAPMCVLMPASSWGAYIMTIIGGILVTHGMTDYSALGAYIRLIPMNFYAVFALLMVFAVAWFGLDVGKMRDHEIEASQGRGFDGDESNNKDARDLNEELGIEESETGSVADLVMPIVSLIVATVAAMMYTGGQALAADGIAFNLLGAFENTDVGKSLVYGGILGLLVALGTVFKQKLPTIDIVKTMWIGARSMFGAILILVFAWTIGSVIGDMKTGAYLSSLVQGNIDHHWLPVILFLLAGLMAFSTGTSWGTFGIMLPIAGDMAGATDLALMLPMLSAVLAGSVFGDHCSPISDTTILSSTGARCNHIDHVSTQLPYALSVALVSCVGFIALGMTASVAISFAAASATFVAVCFALAYFSRCKMANCASKA, from the coding sequence ATGAATTTAATAGATTTTGCAACATCTCCTCTTTCTTTGCTTCCGCCCATTGTGGCTTTGAGCCTTGCTATCATCACACGTCGGGTACTTGTCTCGTTAGGTGTTGGTATTGTCATGGGTGCGCTTTTATTAGCTGATTACTCGTTAGGTAATGCTGCTGGCTATATTGGGACAAAAGTTTCTGGTGTCTTTATTGAAGATGGCGGAATTAATACTTGGAACATGAGTATTGTCGCGTTCTTGTTACTATTGGGTATGATGACGGCATTACTGACGTTATCCGGTGGTACACGCGCTTTTGCTGAATGGGCTCAATCACGAGTAAAAAGTAAACGTGGCTCTAAATTGCTAGCGGCTTTCTTAGGTGTGTTCATCTTTGTTGATGACTACTTTAATAGTTTAGCGGTTGGTGCCATTTCACGCCCAGTGACAGACCGCTTTTATGTATCCCGTGCAAAGCTAGCTTATATTTTAGATTCTACAGCGGCTCCAATGTGTGTACTAATGCCAGCATCAAGCTGGGGTGCTTACATCATGACAATCATTGGTGGCATCTTAGTCACTCATGGTATGACTGATTACTCAGCTCTTGGCGCTTACATTCGACTTATCCCAATGAACTTCTATGCAGTATTTGCTTTACTGATGGTCTTTGCTGTTGCTTGGTTTGGTCTTGATGTCGGCAAAATGCGTGACCACGAGATTGAAGCTTCGCAAGGTCGAGGTTTTGATGGCGATGAAAGCAACAATAAAGATGCAAGAGATCTTAATGAAGAGCTAGGCATTGAAGAAAGTGAAACAGGTTCTGTTGCTGATCTAGTGATGCCGATCGTTTCTTTGATTGTCGCAACCGTTGCTGCAATGATGTATACGGGTGGTCAAGCACTTGCGGCTGATGGTATCGCTTTCAATCTTCTAGGCGCATTTGAAAATACCGATGTTGGCAAGTCTCTTGTTTACGGTGGTATCTTAGGTTTACTTGTAGCACTTGGTACTGTGTTTAAGCAAAAGCTGCCAACAATCGATATTGTGAAAACAATGTGGATCGGTGCTCGTTCAATGTTTGGCGCCATTTTGATTCTGGTATTTGCTTGGACGATTGGTTCTGTAATTGGCGACATGAAAACCGGCGCTTACTTATCTTCATTGGTGCAAGGTAATATCGACCACCATTGGCTACCTGTTATCCTGTTCTTACTTGCTGGCTTAATGGCTTTCTCTACAGGTACTTCATGGGGCACATTTGGCATCATGTTACCAATCGCAGGTGATATGGCGGGTGCAACAGATTTAGCGCTAATGCTACCAATGCTAAGTGCAGTATTAGCGGGTTCAGTTTTTGGTGACCACTGTTCTCCAATTTCTGATACGACCATTCTTTCTTCTACTGGTGCTCGTTGTAATCACATTGACCACGTTTCTACGCAGTTACCTTATGCGTTATCAGTAGCTCTTGTTTCTTGTGTAGGCTTTATTGCGCTAGGTATGACAGCGTCAGTTGCCATTTCATTTGCAGCAGCATCAGCAACCTTTGTTGCCGTGTGTTTTGCCTTGGCGTATTTCTCTCGTTGCAAAATGGCAAACTGCGCGAGCAAAGCATAA